TTTTCTTCGGCCCACACCATATGCCCTGCCAGGGTTCATATGAAACGCGCTGATAAGGGTTTTCATTCTGGTCCGGCAGCGCAAAATCGTAATCGAAAGAAGGCTCGGTTGGATGGTTCACACACCGATTTTTGGGGTCAGGCCACATGGAATACAAAACAAGCTATCAAGGGATGCCATCGTTCCAACACTCGCTGTTGAGAACTGTTGAGATTTTAAAAGtttccgctttttttgttgttgtttcgtttcatatTGCGAAACATTTGGAGCCTGTTTGCTACTTTGTTTTTACGATCAATTTAACGATTCATGTGTGTACGAAAAGATACGATCACACAATACGACAAGATAACATTATCCTCCGTAAGGTATTTACGCTTTCCTTTACGCGAAGATACGTCGTCACGCATCAAAGTCAAATTCAATGGCACTAATTTcgcatcaatttttttttagcgaAAATATCTCGCAACTTAGCACATAAAACTTATTTAGAAAAATAAGCGACTCCACGGTTTTTGGCGTTTGGCCAGGCGGCAATGAAAAGAATCGCACGATCGTGCTCTGGTTCATAACGATGCGAATAATATTTGAACAATCGGTTAGAGAGATACTCCGGAGCGTCTCGACTTTTGACCGGTGTTTGAGGTGTGTTCGACATAAACACGTTGGTTAGCGTCAATAGCCGAAATGTGCAAATCGGTTGCCAAGTGATATTCCTCCAATATATGTGGAGGATCCGTCGATAACAGATGCTGATGAATCATTCGTCAAACATCATTATTTCCACTTCTGACAACATCTATCATGGATGCTAGAATAGCAATTCTTCAACGATAGTGTCGCAACATAGCGGATATAGCGGAACTAGCACGCGGAATGAGTTCATTCTTGTTGGAGAGACGATACCCTCTAGCTACATCATTCGTCTCTTATCGATCCATTGACTGGACGATAGCAACAGATGACCGAAAAGATGACACTCGCCCTACTGATCTGTGTACCATCTTCAAGCTATTCCCACCCCACCTAGCAACCCCCGGTCGAAGCACCTTTACCACCTCCCAACACAAAAGGGGGCCAAACGAAAGCCGAACCGAACGGCGCGCGGGACCGAAGTACGCGCTTCGACGGACCAGACGTTGTTCCCGCGCCGTTTCGATTCGGTGTGGTCGTGCGGTGGCGTGTTTCGTCGGCCGCCCGATCACGAGCCTATTTATATGACACCGTACCGCGGTTCAGCCTTACTGTATCAGTTTGACCGCTCCAGCAGACGCACGAGCACGGCGCAGGGCGACCTGTGTGCTGCTCCTTCAGTAAGCCAGCTAGTAACTCCTTCCGGTTCGGTGTGGTGTTCGTTGTGTTGTGGGTTTTGATCGTTACAAAAGTTACGTTACGTTACTTCTGGTGTGATATTTAAGTAAACCGTGCTCAAACCGGAAGTGATCGAGTTTTAAATGATCGTCTGAAAACAAAAGATCCTCGCACCGAATAGTAGTCGTGTGTTGAAGTTTACTGTTAAAAATTGTGTAACTGGTGTATGTTTGTGGTTCAAATTTTTGGTACCAAGTTCAACAGCACCGGAGGACATCCGTTGTGtaagttttgtggtttttgtgagTTCATATCGTTAGGAGCGTTTCATAAGTTTGGTTGGAGTGTAACGCGGCTTTTTTAGAAAGGCGTTCGAGAGGTTAAACAAACGCCGAGGACATCGTGGTTAGTGTGTTTGAAGACGATGCTTTCAAGCTCAGTGTCTGTGAAAGTGTATATTAAGAAAACAGTTTTTACAGCgttgttttttgtaaattgtaataaatactTTCCATCAGTTAtcgaaaagcaataaatacGATGGTCACTATATTACTGTCATCCAAGGTATCGCTAGATAATCGTCGACGAAGGGTCAGTCATAGATCGGCGATCATAAACGTTTGCTATCGTTGTAATCTTTCTTCGTCCAAGATAAGTGAACAATGAAGAAGAAGTGCAGGGGACAGGACAGTCCACCATCAAGGACGCGGTAGTTTGTCGTTGTAAAGAACCGAGCACAAACAAGCTAGTGAatattttagatatttttgctACTTCCTTCATATCCGGTTAAGTTTAGACACTAAACTGGATCCTTGGTAAGATGGTCTTAAGCTAATCTTAATTCAATTTCAAGTGTTTCTACTAAAGTACTACTTTACAAACCCTTCGTGTAACGGCGTCAATAGTTAAGATCTATCTGCCCATTCATTTGTACTCTGACAATGGCTTTATGTGTGATGCCGAGATGCgtgacaataaaaaaaatccccaccaTCTCATGCTGAGATATTCGATTGGCTAGCGTAAGCTTTGTTGTTAGACGAGCCCCCGCCAGGCAACAAAACAGCCAAGATagccggttttttttatcagctGACCCGTGCGCCGAACGAATGGACGCATTAATTGGCGATGGCGGACACGATCGTGATATGGGATGGTGGTCGGGTTTAACGTGCCCCTCTTTGCCATCGCCTTGACGCACTGCCTGTTGTCAaggctatttttgttttcgttcgattCAGACAGAAATGACGAGAGATCGACTATATACTGCCGATTTCACGCATCTGTGTCCACCACTCCCTTCGAGCCAATCGTGTTTCGACCAAAGAATTATCACtttccagcaaaacaaaataattaattatgatCGTACTATTTTTTGGTTCCATCCCCTTTAGGACATATTCAAACCAGAcgaataaaaagaagaagaaaaaacaacacaaaaatgagctttcAACGACGAACCTCAGAAAAGACGACGGAGCTGACGGCTTCCGTGCCGGTAAAGTTGCTCACCGCCGGGTCAGCTGCCTGCTTTGCAGACTTTATCACCTTCCCGCTGGACACGGCCAAAGTGCGACTACAGGTAAGAAGTGCGACTACAGGAGAGCAACATTGAGCAGAGGTTAAATTGTACAGAACATGGTTTTGCGGAGGTTTGCTGAAGAACATACCTCTTTCGTCCGCCTATATAATAATGATCTGTTGTGGGGGCTCTGCACAGTTTGCTTCCTAGTTCGTACTCGTTCCAACGTAACTGAATCGAAGCGATTTTAGCGTGCGAGTGAGCGATTGCTTTACGGCACCTTCAGCAGCACATCAGGTGTCTTTGGCCGTCGATGCGGATGAATGCGTCGCGATCGAGCGAATGCTACAGCTTGCGTccatcaaacaacaaactcgTAGTTCCGCCGTAGTTGATGACGGTTTTTACGGTTCAACGAGCGGTACTCggcacaaaaaaccaaacaaaacagtgcTGAGTGCCCTCGAACCGACTCTCGACTGGTCTGCAGTAAAACCGGTGGAATCGGTTAGATCGGTACAAAGTTCAAACCCTGCCATACGATCTGCTCTCTGATCGATGGACTTATGCTTCATGTCGGAGGCGACGCACTCGCAGCAGCATCGCAGCAGCAGTAGGAAGTAGGGCAAACCCTGTGCAATAGTGGTCGTAGGACTTTGAACTACGCGGATACGCGCTGATACGATTGTCCTTCACCTAGCCGAGCGGTAACTCTCTAACGGGTTATGCAACGCAAAAGGACAGGTTTCGGACACTCGTACTGGTTACTGACTATGGGGTTtgggaaagaaattttaaagttttgttttgggtctttttcccctttttacaATGCGCTTTATACACAAAGGTATTGTTACGTTTGCCTACAAAATACATATTTGGGAAAAAACAGACAATCTTGAATGGCGATCAGGCCCTTTGAATGATTTTGGAAAATGAGAGGATCGTTACCATCATTTCAACTAGTTAAGAAGATTAGAGATCATCACATGAATTTAACGGATCTTTTGTAGTGAATGAATCACATACGGCTTTTATCTCAATCATACGATGAATGGCgtttaaaatatagcataacGAACACGACATGGTACTAATAATAAGGGCATTTTTCGAATTGTTACAGCTGACAATCAATGTCACACAtcatgaaattgaatttccaaTTCCAATTCCGTCTAATAACTTCCGACTGCATGGAATGATTacaattgtttcctttttctcacaATTTTAGATTCAAGGCGAACAGCCAGTTAGAACAGTAGCCATGGCTCCCGCCCTCAACACATCCGCCTCACTCAAACTCAATCCGACTCCCGTACCGGCGACCCAGCACGTCCAGTACCGAGGTCTAGTGGGTACGCTGACCACCATCACCAGACAGGAAGGCTTCCGGACACTGTATAATGGGCTGTCCGCTGGTCTACAGCGTCAGCTGTGCTTCTGCTCCATTCGCTTAGGGCTGTACGATACCGTGAAAACGTTCTACGGTTCCCTGCTTAAAGGTAGCTTCCGGGCAACACACGCCCAACATCCCCTGCTCGATAGACATTCGTTCTCAGACACTAACATCAACTTCATTGACATTGCAGAAAATGAAGCTGGTCTTCAGATTGGAACTCGAATCTTAGCCGGTTTAACGACGGGTGGTGCCGCAGTCATGATCGCACAACCAACAGATGTGGTAAAGGTACGGTTTCAAGCGGCCACACGCTCATCGACCGGACGTCGGTACGCTTCTACACTCGAAGCGTACCGGACGATACACCGGGAGGAAGGGATGCGCGGCCTGTGGAAGGGAGCGATGCCGAACGTGGGTCGTAATGCGATCGTCAACGTGGCGGAGATCGTTTGTTACGACGTGGTGAAGGACTGTCTACTACTCTACGCACACATGCCCAACGACATCCGGTGTCACTTTTCGGCCGCGGTTGTAGCGGGACTGGCCGCAACAATCGTCGCCTCACCGGTGGACGTGGTGAAGACGCGCTACATGAACTCGCCCCGCGGACAGTACCGTGGTGCATTGGACTGTGCCATCCGGATGGGCGCTAAGGAAGGTGTGGCAGCATTCTACAAAGGCTTTGTACCTTCGTTCGCACGGCTCGTCTCGTGGAACGTGGTCATGTGGATCAGTTACGAGCAGCTGAAACTGGTCATCTTTAACCGAAGCTAATGGCAAGCCGCAAATGAGCGGTCCGGACGCTAGATGCGTCCGTAAAAAGATCCTTTAGCTCAGTGGCTCACGTGTACACACTTCCGGATTGTACCTAGCGCAAACGAAGTGTTCTGGTGTATAGATATTTTAACAACATGGATTAAAGCTAGATTTTTATAACGCGGTATGACTGCGACCATGTGTGACCGAGTCAGAGCAACAGGATCAAGGGAATGGAAACGGATCGACCGGATAGTGTCGATCAGTACACAATCAATTGCAGCAATTGCAAGAAAAAGTGCGC
The DNA window shown above is from Anopheles funestus chromosome 3RL, idAnoFuneDA-416_04, whole genome shotgun sequence and carries:
- the LOC125770790 gene encoding mitochondrial uncoupling protein 2-like, which gives rise to MSFQRRTSEKTTELTASVPVKLLTAGSAACFADFITFPLDTAKVRLQIQGEQPVRTVAMAPALNTSASLKLNPTPVPATQHVQYRGLVGTLTTITRQEGFRTLYNGLSAGLQRQLCFCSIRLGLYDTVKTFYGSLLKENEAGLQIGTRILAGLTTGGAAVMIAQPTDVVKVRFQAATRSSTGRRYASTLEAYRTIHREEGMRGLWKGAMPNVGRNAIVNVAEIVCYDVVKDCLLLYAHMPNDIRCHFSAAVVAGLAATIVASPVDVVKTRYMNSPRGQYRGALDCAIRMGAKEGVAAFYKGFVPSFARLVSWNVVMWISYEQLKLVIFNRS